In Actinomycetota bacterium, the sequence TATATCAGGAATAGGGATAGACTTAGTTGAAGTTGATAGAATTAAAAGGTTAATAAATAAGTACCCCAAATTTTTAAATAGATTTTTTACTAAAAACGAAATCAATTATTGTAATAACAAAAAAAACAGATATATTCATTTTGCTGGAAAATTTGCAGCTAAAGAAGCTATTATCAAATCTATTGGATTTGGAAATAATGCTTTAAAATTAAAAGAGATTGAGATTAATAATACGAGTAATACTAATAAAAATTCGATTCCAAAAGTTATACTACACGGTTCTGCTCTTAGCCTTGCTAATAAAAAGGATATAGAAGAAATTTTAATTAGTATTACTCATACAAAGAAAATGGCTATTGCTATCGCTTATACAAGGGGTAAAGCATGAGCATAAATAAAGTTCTAACAGGTTATGAGACATCCGAGATTGATAAGTTTGCAGCAAAAAAGGGTATAAAAACATTG encodes:
- the acpS gene encoding holo-ACP synthase, translating into MKDDLNISGIGIDLVEVDRIKRLINKYPKFLNRFFTKNEINYCNNKKNRYIHFAGKFAAKEAIIKSIGFGNNALKLKEIEINNTSNTNKNSIPKVILHGSALSLANKKDIEEILISITHTKKMAIAIAYTRGKA